In Aphelocoma coerulescens isolate FSJ_1873_10779 chromosome 20, UR_Acoe_1.0, whole genome shotgun sequence, the genomic window GGAGCTAGAATGGACTCGTGGGGCACCAGCACTGTCCCCCAAGAGCTGACCCAACTCGGGCTGCAGCAGTGCCAACACACCTGCTCCCAAAGACAGAGCAGGGCTCAGTGAACCCTTTCCTGGTGATGTCCCCAGAGGGGCTTCCccactcccagcagagctgctgctgtcctCCCTGGCTCAGCCCCTCAGCCCTTTACGGCCCCCTCTGGCCAAGGTTCTCCCTCCCTCAGCCAAGTCAGCACTTCCTGCGCTTTAGCCCCTCACCTGTGTGGACCAGGCAGTAAATGCAGACACCCACGAGGCACGTGACGACTGCAGCCGTGATGGGGATCAGCACTGACAGCGAGGAGCGCCTGCTCGACTCTGTGGGAGAAGATGGGGTCAGTGAGGCACCCACGGGACACCCAGCATAACACAGAGTGCTCTGTTCCAGCCCCACAGGGATCCCTCATAGAGACGAAGGGACACGAAGGCATCACACTGGCCACGCACTCAGACCTTCCTCTCCCAAAGACACCATGGACCAGGCCAGCTTTTCtgagtgctgcaggagctggagccctGGGGGGTCTCTGCTTTGCACCGCATCAGCCCTGGGCACCAGGCACTTACCGCAGATCACATCCGAGGAGTTCGTCCCTTTCACCTTCATCACCAGCCCCTTTTCCTCACAACTGCAGGGAAGAACAAGACCATGTAACCACAGCAGTAACCCGAGTTCAGGGAATAGTTGGGGCTGGGCAGGCACCCGAGCTGCCCCAAAACACATCCTGCTCTGAGCCCGCTGAGCTCCAGCAGGGTGAGCAGGGGGACCCCCACTGACAGAATGATGCAGACAGCAGGAACACAGCAGGGTACCAACCCAGGAGCTTCGCCTGAAGTTGCTGAAACTGCTGAGGATGGGAACAAGTTTAGGGACAAGGCACAGGAGGGAGCAGACCTGCCCAGTCAGGGAAGGCCCCAGGGCTTGAGCACTGTAGCTGTGACAGAAAAGCTCAGATAGGCTACAAGTGGCTCTGTGGGGAAgtaatttctgggcatggatAAAAGCAAAGTGAAATCCAATGGCTGGCAGCTGAAGCAAGACTAATTCAGCTTGGAAATAAGGCTCATGTTTCTACCAGGAACTGCAATTAACCCTCAAGCAGCTTTCTAAAGACAGGGATGACCTGCCAGTTCATGGCATCCTCAAAGCAAAACTCCCCATGGAGAGGGCTTGTGCTTTGGCTGATGACTACAGCTAcagagagcactgggagggagaaCCTAAACAGGGCATGGGGCATCCCCATAGATCCTGATCCCTTGCTTCCAGCATGGATGACAACATGGACACCCCTGAAGGGACAAGCAGTCTGTGCACATACTGAGGGACAGACACAAGTGCCTGGATGTCTGCCTCGACCTCAGTCAGTGCTGCCCTGGACCTCACCATGCTCCTAGCTCTGTTCCTCTCACTCTGGCCCTACACCAGCCAGATGCTGTATCCCTCAGAGgccagcccagctgtccagTCCCCAAGGCCACCAAGGAAACTGGCAGCAGAGGATGTGCTCACTGGGGCTGGTGGAAGGACGTGTACTCAGACAATACCTTGTCCAGGGATAGCACGGCTCCGTTTTAGAAGAGACGTTGGAGAAGGTGCCTTCTGCACAGGGTTCACAGGGGGATGACATCCGGTTCATGGCCTTGGCTGAAGAGAAGCAGAGGTGGCAGGAAGGTCAGTAGAGGCTGTGGGGCGTGAGTGCCTGAGGGGGCAAGGGGCTGCAGAGGAAAGGTGTGCAGCACGCCCTGTGGCAACAGCATGGCTCTCCCAAAGCCCTGCCAGGGGGCACCACGCCACGGGGAGCCCCCATGCCCTGAGGTTGGTGCTGACAGGGCATCAGTCCTGTTGAGTGGGAACAGCTTGTCAGACTTACCTGCCACGAAGCCAGAGCCAAGCTGGCAAGGCTGGTTCTCCACACAGGTCTGGCAGCTGATGTCAGAGCAGTGCATGCCGGCCTGGCACTGGCACACCGTGTTGTGTGTTGCATTTCCTTGCATCTTCACAGTGAGGCCAGCATCTGGGCAGAGGGAACATGGGCAAGCTGAGACATTGGGCAGGGAagccagtccccccagtccccacaGGTTGGGGtcagtgggcacagggagcactTACTGCTTGCACAGATATCCTGAGGAGCACAGTGCTTCTCCTTGGTCCAGCTTGACTGATAGTGCCCGCTCTCACAGGGGGCACAGACAGAGTCTTCTGTTTCATTGCACTCAGAGaccagctttttccctgcaataGAGGCTGGTGAGGAAGGGGCAAGGGGGCTTTCCCTCTCTCCAGACAGCACCTCTGCCAGCAGGACAGGGGAATGCTGGCAGCTGTAGATGCCAGGATTGCTGCAGCATTCTGCATGGTATCCAAGGCTGAAGGAGCCAGCTTGCCTGATGACTACAAACATTGCAAGGGAGGGAGGGCTGTGGGGCCACTCCAGCACTTCAGGGACTGGGAGATGACCTGACAGTGACAGCAGGAGGTGGCAAACACCATCACAATTTGCTACTGCCAGTGGCAGCACTCTCCCTGCAAAGCTGCCTTTGCCATGGGGTCCTGCAGCTGCAAGAGCACAAACAGTCCCAAGAGAGCTGCGGCACGTTTGGTGAGGTCCAGGGGGTGCCCTAGAGCACCCACAAGGTCCCAGTTGCTCTATCACTGAGATGACACAGGGAGGTGAAGCTGTCAGCATTGCTGTCAATGGGGTGGAGGGGCTCAGTCACACCGAGCAGAGCTTGCCCCGCTGTGGCCAGGCAGTaggtcctggcacagcccagctgcgAGGTCCCCAGGAAAGGGTTTCCATACCTGGCTGACACCGGTTGCAGCATCTGCCCTTGTACATATACTGCTTATCAAAGCATGTTAAGGCATCACCaggctcccagcactggaagAAATAAGACCTGTGAATTCATATCCAACGGTCCCACACCACCACGCTTCCACAGACGCTGCACCCTGAAGTGAGGGCTTCCTCACACCACTCTTCCCACACCTCCACTAACCACAGACCACAGCAGCCACCCACGCTGCCTGATGCCATCACTGCTGTCTTTGAAGTGGGGTGGCAGTGATTCTGGTAGAGTTGCTCCACATTTCCCCAGATTTCCTACCATAAGGTGATTGCACCCTGTGCCCCTGCCAACAGTACTGCAGCCTCACACAGAGGGAGCAGCGTTCACCAAGCTTTCACGCCCAGAGCACTGGCAGCCCCTTCCCAAGGCTGACACATCATCCCTGAGGGACAGGAAAGCCCCAGCCAAGCGCATTACCTATGCAAGCTTTGCCAGAGCCTGCCCTTGCTCCTCCTGGCAGGGGACTAGCTGCACAGGGAAGGGTAaaaaggaggcagggaatgagcTCTCGGGCCAGACAGGATGCAGGAGGGCACCCGGAGCACCGTTCCTCTCACAGAGCCAGCCCCTCGCTGCCCATCCCAAGTAGCCCGGCAGCTCCTGGCAGATCCGCCCGAGCCTGGCCATCCTGGGGAGCGGGACGGGGGCTCCGGCAGAGAGCGGGGAAGAAAGGCCCGGGCCGAGGGTGCCATGGATGAGCAGCCAGCACGGCCGGGCGCTGCCCACCCCCGTGGGCACCTCGATCAGCCCCGGCTCGGAGACAGCGATGAGGCCGCGGGGCCGTCCCAGCCGTCACACCCGCCCCCATGGAACCGAGGAGAAGTGAAAGAGGCGCTGGAACCGGCTGCCGACACCCGCCCGACTGAGGGTCCCGGCCGAGGGCCCCGGGGCTCGCCGCTGCCCGTCCCCGCCCGTGGGGACCCCCGGGCCAGCAGGGCGCGGCTGGGCTGCCGGGCCCGCGCCATCGGTGGAAAGCGAAAGCGCGTGGGTAGAAGACCTGGAGAGGATCCGGGCAGTCCAGACAGCTCCTCCGCCCTGGCGCGGTCCCAGGAGACCGGACCGAGGGACCCGACCGGGCATCGCTGCCGGGTCCCGCCAACGCCACCCGCGCCCAGCCCCGGGGCTCCCCGGAGGGGGACGGCTGCGCCGAGGGGAAGGGCCGGAGCGGCCGGACCGTGCTCCTTCCCGGAAAGCCCGGCGGGACACAgacacagggatggagggatcccCTCAGCCTCTGCCCCTGTCCCGCTCCCAATCCATGGCCCGATCCCGGCCCCACTCACGCCCAGCAGCGCCGCGCAGAGCAGTCCCAAAAGCCCCAGCCGGTTCATTTCTCTGCGCCCCGGCCGTCGCCGCCGCCCTCCTAAGAACGCCTCGGTCCGTTCCCGCCCAGGAAGGGGCGTCGggccgcccgccccggggcTTCCCCACCGGCCCCGGCTGGGGACAGCTCTCCGCCggcccccccgagccccgcgctgCCCGCCCGGCCTGCGGGCAGGCGCTGCCCCAGCCGGGACCCCCGGCCCGGGGTAACGGCCACagacaggagcagggagaggggttGGCCGCGGTCCGCGGGGAGGGGTGCGCCCGTGCAGCCCCCCGGCAGGAGCTCCAGGTTTCACTTCTTCTTTCCGACAGCAGCTCAGAGAGGttttctgatttgtttttttttttttagcctttAAGAGTCCCTGAGCTATCGCCCTGGAGAGCCCCTCTGGCTGCAACCCTGGAGAGCCCCCATAGCCGCCACGAGCCCTGGCCTCTGCGGAGTGTCCCCGCAGACACGTCAGCCCTGAAGGGGGAAGGGGCAACAGTGCTGAGGCCTCGCTGTACCTCCGTCTCAGTTCCCCAGAGAGGTTCCCAGTAACCTCTAGGGAATTTCCAGGATCCCTGCCCGCTCCGGAGACGTTCCCTGGGCTCCCCTTGGCATTGCGGTGGCTGGGCAGCGAACGGTGGCTCCTCAGCACCCCTCGGTGCCCCGGTCACTTACGGCACTGCCGCCCCGTCCTCCGCGGCCACATTGTGCCCACACTGCCGCGATGCCTGAGAGGACACACCGCAGCAGCCGCCTCCCCGGTCACGGCCTCGGCCCCAGCCGGAGGCTGGTGGCCACAATCGGCTATCGCCAGGTCACAGCTGCTCCCGGAGAGAAGGGCAGCGTGCTCCCCGCGGGCAGCGAGAATTGGGAACCCAGTGCTCTGGATTCCCCAGCCCAATGTCACTTCCCAGAACTGACTCACTCGGGAGCACGAAGGGTCCCTGGGGAATCTcgagggcagagggggcagccGCGGCGGGAAGGGGATTTCTGGGCCCGACTCCCGCGGGCCCGGCCTGGGAAATCCCCGCGGCGCCGGGCACTGCCTGAGCAGGGTCTCCTGTGGCCACGGGCTGTGAGCGCCTCTTGCTCCCGGGAGGCAGCGGGGGCCCGGTCCTCCCGGtcggcaggagctgctcaggcGGGAGCCCATACGAGAGCCCCCGGTCCCGCTACTGGGACAGCGGGACAGCGTATCGGGACAGCTGCTgctcggggcggctccggggctGGCGGCGCAGCACCGGGACACCGCCCCTTGAACGGGGCAGGGGCACTCCGGTCCTGGCCCTGGCCCCGGGTCCGGTCTGATCCCGATGCCGGTACTGATCCAAACTCCGGTCCCCGTCCAGGTCTGATCCCAATCGCTGCCCCGGTCTGGGTCTGATCCATACCCCTACACGGGTCCCAGTCTGATCCCGACCCCGATTCCGGTCCCTGTCCCGGTCTGATCCCCACCCCGGTCCTGATCCTGACACATATCCGGTCCCGGTCTGATCCCGACCTCGACTCCGGTCCCAACAGCAGCCTGATGCCGATCCCGaccccaatcccgatcccgctCTGATCCCGATCCCGGTCCCTGTCACAGTCTGATCCTGATCCCTGTCCCTATCAGAGtctgatcctgatcctgatcctgatcctgatcccgatcccgccgcctcccccgcgTGAGGTCCGATAGCGCCACCCAGCGGCCGCCTGGCCTCTTCGGCACTACAACTCCCGGCCTGCCTTGCGGTGCCGTACCGTGGGGCATGCCGGGAGCCAGGGCAAGTGGCCTTTGCCTCGGCAGGCATGGCGGTAGGCTGCCGCACCGTAAAGTGCTGTACGTCGCCATAGCGACCgttctcccccctcctcctctttgcGACGGCGCCGTGCGGTAGCGGCGGGTGGCGCCTTTGtcctggcggcggcggcggcctgACGGGGCACCGGGTCCAGGCCGGGACCGGCGGTGAGTCTGCGGGTCCGCGGCCCCGGTACGCGGAGCGCCCGCGCGAGAGGCTTACGGCAGCGAGCCCCGCGGAGGGCCCGATCCCTCCCGGCCCTCggctggggccgggccgggcgtgCCTCGCGGCCTGCGGGCGGGCCGCGCCTCCGCCTCGCGTCCGGGCAGCGCGGGACCACCGGGATTCGGTGGGGCTCAATGGGGCTGCTCCGCACTCCCGGAGTAGCCGGTGCGCAGGTTGAGCGGCGCTGGCAGCGCCCAGGCCCGGGCGGAGGTGGGGGAGGCACGGGTGGGAGCGGCGGCCGCCGACGAAGCTCCCggccgggggtccctccccgcgGGCCCAGGAGCTGCCCGGGGTGAGCGGGGGCCCGGGGCAagggcggcgcggggcgcgtTCTGCCGGCGGGAGGAAAGCGGAGGCGCTCCCCGGGTTACCGTGTGGGCGGCACCGCGTCTGCCCAGGTGCGGGGGGCCGGACGAGCGgtgccagcgctgccccaggaGGACCCTCCCGGCTTTTGGGAGGGCGCGTGTCTGCTCCGAGGGAAACTCCTTGGCACCTCTGCCTTCCGTGCTGGCTGTTGTGCTCTCGGTGCCGGCTCTTTCTGCTTTGCCCCCGAACTTCTTGGAGACTTGCGTTGTGTTTCGCTTGTGGCAAATTAGTTTCAATATCGCACTCTAGCAGAATCTTGCTTCCTGAAGCTGTAGCGCTATTAATAAACAACTCTGGTTTTAAATATAAGATTTTTAGAGAGTTGTGGCTTTAATTAATTTCCAGAGGATTTGTTGGCTCATGAGGTGCCGTGGGCTGTTCTGTCGTAGGACCCACAGTAACTGCGCGGGGAATTGGCACTTTTAAACTGTCCCGGTGCCTCTCTGGCTGCATTCATACAACAAGACTTAATGTGGGAATTAGGCTTTCTCCTGATGTAGCATGCCCAGAGGTGGGACAACATTCATTTGTTCTGGTCTTATGATCACTAAACAGCCCTTAACTATGTAATCTGCCTAGTGGAAAACGGTAAGAGGCAGTGAATGATCTTAGATGAGAGTTCTGGAGTAACTCCTCTGTTTGGGATTTACTGATTGTTtagaagtgggaaaaaaactCTCTGTTTTTCTTAATGTAGAAAGTTCTTGCAGCCTCTTTCTCAGACACCCCCAGCTATCCCCACCCCTCAGCAAGACAAAAGGGAATTTCTTAAATCTTTTTATACTGAAAGTGAGGTGTCCTGCCAGCAGTTACAGGCCTATTTGACACCTGTttgctgtgtgtgtctgtggcaTCTGGAGACAACCTGCACAGGGGCTCTGTGTTCCCATCTCCTTCCCTGGTGGTGCTTGGAGCCAGACTGGAGAAAGCCATGACCACTGCATCCTGCTCCGAATGGGAACTTGGTTTAGATTGTACCTTCCATGTTTTATTGCCACTTTAtcattttgagggaattttgaaAGCTTCTCCACCCTCAACTGATGAGAACTTGAGCTGCAGTAATGGAAGTCCACTGCTTCCATGTAAAAAATGTTGGTTTTCTTGGTGCTTCTCATGGGGAAGATGAAACTCTGTGTATGTATGCGGACAAACTTGCAGAGGGATTGGGGCAAATATGATAAAGGAGATTAATTTTGTTGGATTTTGGTttgtgtgttgggttttttcctcactccagttaattttaaaaagttcattAGATAGGAAAGTGTTCCCTGCCTCCCATCTCCACAGGGTTTcctaaaaagggggaaaagtgaTACAAATGTGAAGTTGATTGATCTTCAAAggataaataaatacattttatgtCTCAAATCTGGAGtagatttatttttcatgcCAGTTAAGTGTTGCAAAAGTATTTATATAGAGCCgtcttatctttttttttacatttatttatttagagatTGCTTTTAAATTGTATGTACTCTAGGGTACTGCTAGGGCGTGTGTTGGTTGTAGGCATTGCATGATTAAAAGGAGAAGTTTCTGTTGATACACTCAATTTCATCATCTTTCTTTTTGCAGGCTTCTTGCATGTTACAAACAGAAAATCCCATCCTGCATTCCTGTAGGTGAATGTTTAGGAAGCAGAACAACTTTATTAAATAGTTTTCAAACTTTTAAGTTCACCTTGAAAGTTTCAGTGTTATTAATTTCTTTAAGCTTTATCTAATGGTGAATTTTAAACCAGAGAGTCAGAATCACGGGGATGGTGTTTTTTGTTAGCTTTGGCAGTGTTatgttattttttgtttgctggggtggctttttttcacttgtttgGGTGAGTTTGTGCAGTGAATGTGGCTGACTGCTCCAGCTGTGTGCAGGGGTGTGGGCTAAGGGAATGTGCTTTTGCTGCATGGGGAAGGTGGGGAAGGGTGCAGCATTTACCTGGGGGTGGTTAAATTCCCAGCTATGGACCCGCCTGCTGTGGGAGCTGACATCTCCATGGGGACAAGGATATGCTGTCTAATAGAGATGCAGATGAGAAACTGTGCTTTCTGGGACTGGAAAGCTGAGATTTCACATGTAGTGAAGTGATCCAGGTATGGTCACTTGGGAGTATTTCAGCAGTATTTCCTGATGCCTCATTCCAAGCCCTACTGGAATATTTGGGTGCTGTTATGCAATGTTGCAATGAGTGTTTCCTTTCCGcttattaaaatattgcataaattTCAACACTTCTTATCAGTGGATTGAAGAACTAGATGTGACAACAATGGGTGTGTTGAAAAGCTTAAAATTAAGGCATTTTAGTGGAAAATTAGTTTTATTTGTATCTTAGTTTGGAGTTAAACCATTAAAACCTATCTGCAAAAGAATTAGGTTTGCTACCTTTCAGTATTACAGAAAAGCTCGACCAAAATGCTGCAGTGAGTGTTTTTGCCTGACCTCTGTGTCCCTCGTATTAAGATTTCTCTGGAGTGAAGTTTGCGTCAAGCAGACCCAGTTGGCTTCTAGTCTGCAAAGCTGTTAAGTTTAATCTTGTTCCAGTTTAATTTTAATGTCATGGATTGAAATTATATGCAtggccattttttttttttgcgaaGAGTTGGATTTGGAACGAAAGCAAAATGGCTCGAGGACGCAAGAGCAATAGCATCAAACAGAGCGACTTCACTAACAGCACCAATCCTCAGGATTTAGAGAGAAGACTTTTTGTCGGCAATTTGCCCACAGACCACATGACTCGTGAAGAAATGGAAgagatattttcaaaatatggcAAAATCAGGGGTTAGTATATTATCTTATGCCTTTTTGTGGCAGGGATTTCAGTGAGAAATATTGCTTCATGCTTGTCAAATGCTATTTGATGATGATGAGAGGAGTGACCAATGTTGTTCCTAAATAGTGACCTTTTAATGATAATTTCCTCTGCCTgcattttctctggaaaagtGATTCCTTCAGTACAGCTCAAACGTAATGCAGATATATGAGCTATGTTTTAGCTTTTAGCTCTCAGTGTGATGTCACAATACTCTTTCAAGTGACTCCGTAGCCTCTTAATTAAATCTTGGTCACTTCATGGGCTGTATTTTGGTCACTGCCTTGTTAGAAAGAACTTGATCAGAGTCTTTGAGCTCTGCATTTTGATCCTGGTGGATTTGATTTTCCCAGGAAGCTTGCATAGTGGTTTCTGGGTAGAGCACAGCTGGTGGGGTTAGCAATGGCTGGGTGTGGGTCAGCACTGTCTGTGGTTGTAACTGGTCTTGCCCTGCTGTTAACTCTTGCAGCCCTCAGCATGTACCATGGCTATGGGTTCGTGCAGTATGACCGTCTAGAAGATGTCCAGGCCGCTCTGGACGGTGAGAAGGGTCGCCTTTATAAAGGGTATAGATTAGGTAAGGAAAACTGCTCCGCGCTCTCCTGACCCCAGCATGCGTTCGGGAGAAAGAGTGCTGTTGTTTTAAAGCCCTCTGGAAAGGTCACGATGTGACACTTGTCTGGCCTTAGTCTCAATCACCTTACTCAGTATGTATTTGCCTCCTGAGTTCCTGCTGTGTGCTTCACCTGCAGTGTGGTTCACCTTGCTGCCTGGGTCTTACCCTGAATTTTTATGTGTTAGTATTTGGAAAGCTCTGTTAGCCTGTGTAAGAAACTGTGCAACAAGTAAGCCTTGGAAAGGGATCATTGAAACCTCTAGCACAGAGTTTAATAACGTTTGTAAACCAAAACTGGGCTTCATCTTGACATACTCAAAGGAATTGGTCACAGCACTTAGCAGCTGGTTGGCTAAGTAAACTTAGCAGGGATTTTTGCACAAGTGGAGCCAGCCTTTAAGCAGTGCTATAAATACTGGGTGCTTTAAAAAGGATATTTTCATAAAGATGAAGATAATTCTGCTAAATGTGCTGGGAGCAGACTTAAACGGAAATGAATGGTTAGAAATCCACGagtaatattttaaatgcaaggaaaaaaattactttcaaagTAAGCCTGTGAtaatttgaagaaaaacagtttGACTTTAAAAAGAATGACAGGAGGAATAAATAGTAACCTGTGGGAAGGTGTATGTACAGTAACAAATAAGAGCCTGAAGATGGAAATGAAGGCAAATAGACAAGAAGGGTAGAAGGATACAAGAAGAAATGATGTCCAGCATTATCCAAGTGTAGAGGCTTAAATAAGAGCAACTTTGGCTGTTTTAGAAGCTAAGGGTAACTGACTGGCAATGATAAAATTTCTAACTGGAGAAGACCAGTTAATGTTTCTGCTGTCTGTTTTTGGAGAGGCAGGAGGTGTGTTTAATATAATTTCCATTTCAttagcaaaaccaaaaagagtAAAACTGCAGCTATCAAAACCAGATCTCTCAAAAGAATTAACAGCGGTAAGGCTCAGTGAAATGCTGACCTGCCTAGTCTGTTACTGGTGTTTTTCCACAAGCCTTGGAAAACTAGGGAGTTTCCAGGTAGCTAGTAGAGTGCTGCAGGTGAGCCAATAGGCAGGGTAAATGGGATGAGCCTGGCATCAGTGCCTGGGAACAAAGGGATTCTTTCACCTGACACTGGTGAGAAGGCAATTGACTAATGTCCATCAAAATAAATCCTGTCTTAGTTACTGTTATGGTATTGCAAGCTCTAGGGCTGGAAGCAGCAGTGTTGATGTACAGACTGCTGTAAGGTGTTTGATTTGATAAGAAACGAGAACAGTTAAAAACAACAGAGTTAAATGGATTTAGAATCTAGAATGGAGTAGATGTAAGATAGATGGAATTTCTCAGTGCTTTGAGTGGTGGTCTAGAAAAACTGGGTCCTGGCCATACAGTGCTTTTATAAGTGACTTGgagagaaaaacatgttttaaaaagagGATGAAATAGTGATGATTGACTCACTGATGGTGAAAGGACCTGGACTTCCTATCCTGGATGCAGACAGACCTGAGCTTTAAGTGAAGCTGACAGGGAAGGTCTGCACCCTGCCAGAGTGCTTTGGTCATCCTCGGCTGTGCTAAACACAGGTGGGCAAGTAGGGAGGCTTTGGTACCTGTGGGATTTTGCTGCTGGAAGAGTGCTCAGTTTTGGTATGCCTGGTTCAAAAAGGATAATGCTGAATTGGAAAAGCCTTGGAAAAACCTGACAGAGGTTTAGAATTAAAGAAATGAGCCCTAGTAAAAACCTCAAGAGAAAGGAGTGATGTGATCTGTGTGTTACAGACAGACCTGGAGATCAGGGAGTTTTAGTGTAGTAGGAACAGGTGCGACAATGCCTTAAATGTGAATAAAGTCTTTTCTCTAACAGCAGAGTAATTGGCTTCTGGAGTAATTTATTGGACCTGTGGTGGTTTCTGTGCTCTGAAGACTTTTAAATTGGAATTGGATGTTTTGCTAAAAGATAAGCACTAGTTCAGTGCCACTGCTGCACTTGAGATAGGATTGTGATTCCAGAAGTTCCTGTCACCTGTGTTTGTTCAGAAGGTTAAACTGTGTGATTACAGTGGCTCTGTCATCTCAAAATCCTACAGGACAGAAGACTTtttatttgggcttttttttcccgaaGTTTTGTCAGTGTTCAAATACTTAACTTGTAAATGCTGTTGGCATTCAATAAAATGTTACTAAATGTGTTCATTTTGCACAAGAGAAGGATCCCTgtcaaagttttttttttcttctagtaaaatatttttgtgcaggtttaaatacatttttaatttgaaagaaaTGTATGATACTAAGTGTAAAAATCATAATAGGTTTCTTCAATGGCatcttaa contains:
- the CD40 gene encoding tumor necrosis factor receptor superfamily member 5 isoform X2 — encoded protein: MNRLGLLGLLCAALLGCWEPGDALTCFDKQYMYKGRCCNRCQPGKKLVSECNETEDSVCAPCESGHYQSSWTKEKHCAPQDICASNAGLTVKMQGNATHNTVCQCQAGMHCSDISCQTCVENQPCQLGSGFVAAKAMNRMSSPCEPCAEGTFSNVSSKTEPCYPWTSCEEKGLVMKVKGTNSSDVICESSRRSSLSVLIPITAAVVTCLVGVCIYCLVHTDSRRRVPKEETLLRGQPVAQEDGKESRISEQEML
- the CD40 gene encoding tumor necrosis factor receptor superfamily member 5 isoform X3, which produces MYKGRCCNRCQPGKKLVSECNETEDSVCAPCESGHYQSSWTKEKHCAPQDICASNAGLTVKMQGNATHNTVCQCQAGMHCSDISCQTCVENQPCQLGSGFVAAKAMNRMSSPCEPCAEGTFSNVSSKTEPCYPWTSCEEKGLVMKVKGTNSSDVICESSRRSSLSVLIPITAAVVTCLVGVCIYCLVHTDSRRRVPKEIEAGEPGENPDTQQPTEQDENVLPVQETLLRGQPVAQEDGKESRISEQEML
- the CD40 gene encoding tumor necrosis factor receptor superfamily member 5 isoform X1, with amino-acid sequence MNRLGLLGLLCAALLGCWEPGDALTCFDKQYMYKGRCCNRCQPGKKLVSECNETEDSVCAPCESGHYQSSWTKEKHCAPQDICASNAGLTVKMQGNATHNTVCQCQAGMHCSDISCQTCVENQPCQLGSGFVAAKAMNRMSSPCEPCAEGTFSNVSSKTEPCYPWTSCEEKGLVMKVKGTNSSDVICESSRRSSLSVLIPITAAVVTCLVGVCIYCLVHTDSRRRVPKEIEAGEPGENPDTQQPTEQDENVLPVQETLLRGQPVAQEDGKESRISEQEML